Proteins encoded by one window of Castor canadensis chromosome 2, mCasCan1.hap1v2, whole genome shotgun sequence:
- the LOC141417554 gene encoding olfactory receptor 8B8-like has protein sequence MGRENTTLVTEFILGSLIDQPELQTPLFFLFLLMYLGTALGNFGLTILIVLNSHLHTPMYFFLFNLSFIDLCHSSVITPKMLMKFILGENVISYMGCMTQLYFFCFFVISECCVLTSMAYDRYVAICNPLLYNIIMSPKVCSYLIVGSYLMAFSDAMVHTGFMLKLIFCDGNAINHYFCDFLPLFQLSYINELSILIVGGKNIIVPSFIIFTSYGFILSSIFQMSSTEGRFKAFSTCSSHIIAVSLFFGSGAFMYLKPTSTDSLDKGKISSVFYTTVVPMMNPLIYSLRNKDVNVALRKMLSRRTF, from the coding sequence ATGGGCCGTGAAAACACCACTTTGGTGACTGAATTCATTCTGGGGAGCTTAATAGATCAGCCTGAACTCCAAACACCCCTgttcttcctatttttattgatgtatttGGGCACTGCATTGGGGAATTTTGGTTTGACAATTCTAATTGTGCTGAATTCACACcttcacacccccatgtactttttcctatTTAATTTGTCATTCATAGACCTCTGTCATTCTTCTGTGATAACACCCAAAATGCTGATGAAATTTATATTAGGTGAGAATGTTATCTCTTACATGGGATGTATGACCCAgttatactttttttgtttttttgtcatttctgaaTGCTGTGTGCTGACATCaatggcctatgatcgctatgtggcTATATGCAATCCTCTTTTGTATAACATCATCATGTCCCCAAAAGTGTGTTCCTACCTCATAGTTGGTTCCTACTTGATGGCATTTTCTGATGCCATGGTCCACACAGGATTCATGCTGAAACTGATCTTCTGTGATGGAAATGCCATCAACCACTACTTCTGTGAtttcctccctttgttccagcTTTCCTATATCAATGAACTTAGTATTCTCATTGTAGGGGGTAAAAACATCATTGTGCCCAGTTTTATCATCTTTACCTCTTATGGTTTCATCCTTTCTAGCATCTTCCAAATGAGCTCCACTGAAGGCAGGTTCAAAGCCTTCAGCACCTGCAGTTCCCACATAATTgctgtttctctattttttggGTCAGGTGCCTTTATGTATCTCAAACCCACCTCAACTGACTCTCtggataaaggaaaaatatcttcGGTCTTTTATACTACTGTGGTTCCCATGATGAATCCCTTAATCTACAGCTTGAGGAATAAGGATGTTAATGTTGCCCTGAGAAAAATGCTAAGCAGGAGAACATTTTGA